GGTACCATTTGCTCCCGAAGCTCAGATCTTGAATATTTGGTATTTGCCGTAGTCGCTTTTGATGGATAAGCATAAAAGGTGATGGCGCCAGTGGTAGAATCGTTGTACATATAAGGTTTTAAAACTTCATTGGTAGCATAGTCCAAAATCTCTGGTGGTTCTACACTAATGGCACCGCCTTTACCGCTACCTTCTGGTATGGTGACCTTCCAATGACTTAAATCGACCTTGGGCAGCTTATATTTCTTTTTCTTCTTTTTACGTTTTTCAACCTTCACATCCGATTCTGTAACGCTATTTGTCATGTCTTGACAAATAGCGTTAGCAGATAGAAATGTTATCAAAATAAAACTTACTATTTCTTTTCGGAAGCACTTCATCTTTGAAATGATTTATTTATCTGTTCTTTAGAATCCTGGTGTAGTTATCACAATATCTGTCAAGAATACCTCATTATCCGAAGTTACTGTAGTTGTAGGAACAAAATAGAAAATAACAAATTTCTGGTCTGTCGATACTAAGATGTCATTCACATTTTCATCTACCCTACTTTGGGGAAAGCTAAATGTGGCATCTGCAGTAAAGTTGAAGGAAACTTGTTGCCAACCGTCTACGGCATCAGAAGTTACTGGCTGAGTAACCAGTGCCAAAGAAGCCAATTCCGTATCTGCACTTGGTTGATCGGATAAAATATAGAATGTGCCCTCTAAGTCCCCAATTGGAGTCATTTCCGTTCTTACAAAAGCAGAAATGGAATATTCTACACCAGTTTCAACTTCAAATGGTTGGTAGGCTCTTTCACCAGAACTATCGAACTTAAGCGATCTACCCGAAGTACCCCCTGCTGATTGTGCATCGGTTCCAGATGAACTTGCTTTATCCGTGGTTCCAGAACCTCCATTGTTGGCAGGGTTGGAAACCCATGCTTCCAAATCTTCATTTCTCCAGAAATCAAAAGGAGTGTCAGTACCATCATTAAAGGTATTGTCTGGATTTACGGTCCAAGCATCTACAAGGTCATTATTATTGTTCTGCGCAGTGGGATAGGTCTCAAAATCAGCATTTTGTATAACCGCAGCAAATGTTGCTTCAATACCCCCTACAGGAACTGCTTTGGTAATACTTTTTGAAACACCTGCATCATTGGTCGTAGTCAACGTAACATCATAGGTGCCATCGGCAGCGTATACATGGGTAGGATTAACTTCTTCAGAGGTATTGCCATCCCCAAAGTCCCAACTGTGGGATACCGCTAAAAGTGAATCATCTGTAAACTCAACAGTCAAAGATGAAACGGAAAAGGTAAAATCAGGTACCGTGGACAATTCCAAATCTTGGATAATTTTACTGGTAGCTACCTCAACGCCCAGAAAATTAGTTGCTGTTAGTGTTACTTCAAAAACGTCAGCAGAGGAATAGATATAAGTTGGACTAAAGTCTGTATCTTCTTCGGTATCTTCAGCGTTCCAATCAAGCGTTTCGCCATCTCCAAAATCCCACACCAATGAACTGGCACCCGTGGTCAAATTCTCAAAAATGACTTCCGAATCTATTGTATCAAAATCAAAATCAACAGCAATAGGCGATACTTCTGTAGAATCTATAGCTATTAAACCATCTGAACTGGTCGTTGTCAATTTTACTTTAAATAGACCACCTGTAGCATAGGTATAGTTAGGATTTGCTTCTGACGAAGTATTACCATCACCAAAATCCCATAAATAAGATGTCGCATCTGTAGAATAACTTCTAAAAACCACGGTCAGGTTATCATCAGCATCTGTACTCGTTGTAAAGAGTGTATTTGGCTGTATGTTGTTTACATTACCTGTAGGCGGAACAAATTCTTCAAACGTTGAATCGTAACAAGATTGAAAGCCTACAGCCAAAAACACCAGTGCTATAACGCTGCTAACGGAATATTTTATTTTTTTCTGCATGATAAATTTTTCTATTGTTTAACACTTATGGCGAAAGAATCAAGTCTACTCTCAACACCGGTATTCGTTACATATATAATGACACTTTCGTTCTCACCTGCTTCAAATGTGATCGCATGTTGCTTGAAAACATCGCTAACTCGACCAACATTGCTATCTGTCCTTGATGCAACAATATTTTCGTCCAGTAGCGATTCCGTGTAATTGGCAGTATTAGGATTTAATATGGATACGGTAATATCACCAAAGCTACTGTCATCGAACTCACTAAAATAGGTGAGTACATATTCTGCTCCAGGTGTCACATCAATTTCTTGATAGGCGACCCTAGCTCCGTCAGAAGGAAATTTGGCAGCTTGAAAACCATCGGGCAACCTACCTTCTATAGATGTCGAATTGATTTGGATAACCGTTGTACCAGCTCCAAAAGGGCTCCAGTCATCATTGTTTGGCACTCTCCACGAATCCCTTCCATCACCTGTGCCATCAAATAAGCTATTGTCCTCAAAACTGGGTTCCGCTATTTCTGGAACGGCTATTGTAGGAACAGCTTGATTTACAATCACCGTTCGTTCTGTGGTTTCTGACTTACCTAAGTTATCGGTCACCACCAACCCAACACTATAATCTCCTGGACCCGGGAATGAAATAATGAGTTCACGATCTTGCAATGTTGCTGGAGGTAAAGCGGCGATTTGATCCTCTAAATTTTTAACATTTTGCCGCGTCTCATCTGAAACTGCAGCTTCAGCTAATGCCAATTGTGCCTCTAGAGCAGCAACTTCAGCTTCCAAAACTTCTACTCTATCTGAATCTTCTTCACAGGGTATCCTAAATTCTATTTTTGCGATTTCTTCTTCCAGTGCGACCACCGTAGCAAGCTCGGCTTCTATCAATTGCTTTAAAATAGGTAAATCTTTATTGATCAAAGTAATTCCTTCAGCTGGCTCAACAGACCATTGGTATTGTGTTCCATTGACCGCCAAATTGGAGCCAGCCTGAAAGTTAATCTCATAATTTGCTGATAACTCAACATCATTACAATCAAATTCCGAAGTGGAAATGTCAGCCAAG
The nucleotide sequence above comes from Flagellimonas sp. HMM57. Encoded proteins:
- a CDS encoding PKD domain-containing protein, which codes for MQKKIKYSVSSVIALVFLAVGFQSCYDSTFEEFVPPTGNVNNIQPNTLFTTSTDADDNLTVVFRSYSTDATSYLWDFGDGNTSSEANPNYTYATGGLFKVKLTTTSSDGLIAIDSTEVSPIAVDFDFDTIDSEVIFENLTTGASSLVWDFGDGETLDWNAEDTEEDTDFSPTYIYSSADVFEVTLTATNFLGVEVATSKIIQDLELSTVPDFTFSVSSLTVEFTDDSLLAVSHSWDFGDGNTSEEVNPTHVYAADGTYDVTLTTTNDAGVSKSITKAVPVGGIEATFAAVIQNADFETYPTAQNNNNDLVDAWTVNPDNTFNDGTDTPFDFWRNEDLEAWVSNPANNGGSGTTDKASSSGTDAQSAGGTSGRSLKFDSSGERAYQPFEVETGVEYSISAFVRTEMTPIGDLEGTFYILSDQPSADTELASLALVTQPVTSDAVDGWQQVSFNFTADATFSFPQSRVDENVNDILVSTDQKFVIFYFVPTTTVTSDNEVFLTDIVITTPGF